In the Nicotiana tabacum cultivar K326 chromosome 16, ASM71507v2, whole genome shotgun sequence genome, one interval contains:
- the LOC107796480 gene encoding serine carboxypeptidase-like 13 — MAKIGLSYLLLALVLTELCSQLAIAGSPVKLLPGFKGPLPFELETGYIGVGDSEDVQLFYYFIKSESNPESDPLLLWITGGPGCSALSGLIYDIGPITFEPVEYNGSVPTMKLNPYSWTKVASIIFLDLPVGTGFSYARTPAALQSSNLQASDQAYEFLYKWFLDHPEFLKNPLYVGGDSYSGMLVPIITQIIATSKTIFALKYSSNGFRYIYSEIHRLLKSLTRNCKGEYQNTDPSNTQCLQDVHTFQELLKRINNPHILDPKCQFASPKPHLLFGQRRYEKSDELNNPQQFPALKCRNDWYKHSTHWADDGQVREALHIRKGTIGKWVRCASLQYQKTVMSSIPYHANLSAKGYRSLIYSGDHDKVVISLSTQAWIKSLNYSIIDDWRPWVIDNQVAGYTRSYSNRMTFATVKGAGHTAPEYKPRECLAMLKRWMSYKPL; from the exons ATGGCAAAAATAGGGCTAAGTTATTTGCTTTTAGCTCTTGTTCTAACAGAGCTATGCTCACAGCTTGCAATAGCTGGTTCACCAGTGAAGTTACTTCCAGGATTTAAAGGACCGCTTCCTTTTGAACTGGAAACTGG GTATATTGGAGTAGGTGATTCAGAAGATGTGCAACTATTCTACTATTTTATTAAGTCGGAGTCTAATCCAGAATCAGACCCTCTTCTACTTTGGATTACAGGAGGACCTGGTTGCTCTGCTTTATCGGGGCTTATCTATGACATAG GACCAATAACTTTTGAGCCAGTGGAATACAATGGGAGTGTGCCTACAATGAAACTGAATCCTTACTCATGGACAAAG GTGGCAAGCATAATTTTCTTAGACTTACCAGTAGGCACTGGATTTTCCTATGCAAGAACTCCAGCAGCTTTACAATCATCAAATTTACAAGCAAGTGATCAAGCATATGAGTTCCTTTACAAG TGGTTCCTTGATCACCCAGAATTCTTAAAGAATCCATTGTATGTTGGCGGCGACTCGTATTCAGGGATGCTCGTTCCCATCATTACTCAAATTATAGCAACTAGTAAAACTATATTTGCCCTCAAATA CTCTTCAAATGGTTTCAGATATATTTACTCGGAAATCCATCGACTTTTAAAG TCCTTGACGAGAAATTGTAAAGGAGagtatcaaaacactgatccaagCAATACACAATGTTTGCAAGATGTTCATACTTTTCAAGAG CTTCTGAAAAGAATTAATAATCCCCATATTCTGGATCCCAAATGTCAGTTTGCTTCACCAAAGCCACACCTATTGTTTGGCCAAAGAAGATATGAGAAGTCTGATGAACTTAACAATCCTCAACAATTTCCTGCGCTAAAGTGTCGC AATGATTGGTACAAGCATTCTACTCATTGGGCTGATGATGGCCAAGTTAGAGAGGCCCTCCATATCCGAAAG GGAACTATTGGAAAATGGGTAAGATGTGCAAGTTTGCAATACCAAAAGACAGTCATGAGTAGCATACCATATCATGCAAACCTCAGTGCTAAAGGTTACAGATCTCTTATATACAG TGGAGATCATGACAAGGTTGTTATCTCCCTATCAACTCAAGCATGGATAAAATCTCTTAACTACTCCATTATTGATGATTGGCGACCGTGGGTCATTGACAATCAAGTTGCCGG TTACACGAGAAGTTACTCAAATCGGATGACATTTGCCACAGTGAAG GGAGCAGGGCATACTGCACCAGAGTATAAGCCTCGGGAATGTCTGGCCATGCTCAAGAGGTGGATGTCTTACAAGCCCTTGTAA